CAAGACCCTGCTGCCCTTGATAACATAATCTATACCCGATACCACTGTAAGGGCTACCGCCGTATTCCAGATAATATTCGAGTACTTGAACTGCGCCAGTACGCTGACTATCGTTATCATCTGGAAGAATGTCGTTATCTTGCCTACCGCGCTCGGCGATACTTTCAGGTCGCCCGTCAAGAGATGTATCATGACCGAGCCCAATACGATTATCGCGTCGCGCGATATGACGATGATAGGCACGTAGGGCGGGAGCTTATGGCCCGACGGGATGTTATTCGCTATCGCAAGGCATATAAAAGCGCTCATCAAAAGCAGTTTATCCGCTATAGGATCGAGGATGGTCCCGAGTTTCGTCTTCTGTTTGAATGTCCTGGCTATAAAACCGTCGACGCCGTCGCTAATGACGGCCAATATGAATAGGATAAGCGCGATATTCGTCTTCGAATAGACGACCGCCGCTATAAAGAAAGGT
This window of the Candidatus Omnitrophota bacterium genome carries:
- the pgsA gene encoding CDP-diacylglycerol--glycerol-3-phosphate 3-phosphatidyltransferase; this encodes MSLANKITILRIILIPFFIAAVVYSKTNIALILFILAVISDGVDGFIARTFKQKTKLGTILDPIADKLLLMSAFICLAIANNIPSGHKLPPYVPIIVISRDAIIVLGSVMIHLLTGDLKVSPSAVGKITTFFQMITIVSVLAQFKYSNIIWNTAVALTVVSGIDYVIKGSRVLNENHSVLKKAP